The following coding sequences are from one Corallococcus caeni window:
- a CDS encoding WD40/YVTN/BNR-like repeat-containing protein, whose product MAGLLGSGAAWAHAGLPETSNVTLRKGHPEDYFVGATFGAVISRDSGRTWRWVCPDAMGYGGWRPESFVWRESGELLAATGNALLSSKDGACSWASHPAFKDTWVTGLAVHPTDDAVLYVTTGRSTSATNGVFRSEDGGQTWRPLSLQRAGVLFSSVRVSTAEPRTLYVSASDTAHMYLFRSDDAGETWEELPQTFPDLVRPFDFVVTATDPTQAHGVWARVSAQGATHILHSTDGGRTFVARSGAGIDDVFVNMDVSADGGTAWVATYNAFFRSQQGGAFSKLTLPTGNACVTRVGDVLYGCGSPWLHDWSLARSSDEGTTWEPLFSLEQIQGSHQCPVGTPVRELCPSRWPQVAETIGAPLYPDGVPDAGVPDAGVQPVEDAGTPSAPKPSSGCAAAPASTLLPLFLLPLLRRGRRREDPCP is encoded by the coding sequence GTGGCCGGCCTCCTGGGGTCCGGCGCGGCCTGGGCGCACGCGGGCCTGCCGGAGACGTCCAACGTCACGCTGCGCAAGGGCCACCCCGAGGACTACTTCGTCGGCGCCACGTTCGGCGCGGTCATCTCGCGCGACAGTGGGCGGACGTGGCGCTGGGTGTGTCCGGATGCCATGGGGTATGGCGGCTGGCGCCCGGAGTCCTTCGTCTGGCGCGAGTCGGGGGAGCTGCTGGCGGCCACCGGCAACGCGCTGCTGTCCTCGAAGGATGGCGCGTGTTCGTGGGCGTCGCACCCGGCGTTCAAGGACACGTGGGTGACGGGGCTCGCCGTGCACCCCACGGATGACGCGGTGCTGTACGTGACCACGGGCCGATCCACGTCGGCGACGAACGGGGTGTTCCGTTCGGAGGACGGCGGGCAGACGTGGCGGCCCTTGTCGCTCCAGCGCGCCGGCGTCCTCTTCTCCTCCGTGCGCGTGTCCACCGCGGAGCCGCGCACGCTCTACGTGTCCGCGTCGGACACGGCGCACATGTACCTGTTCCGCAGCGACGACGCGGGCGAGACGTGGGAGGAGCTGCCCCAGACCTTCCCGGACCTGGTGCGCCCGTTCGACTTCGTGGTGACGGCCACGGATCCGACGCAGGCGCACGGCGTCTGGGCGCGCGTGTCCGCGCAGGGCGCCACGCACATCCTCCACAGCACGGACGGGGGACGCACCTTCGTCGCGCGCTCGGGGGCGGGCATCGATGACGTCTTCGTCAACATGGACGTCTCCGCCGACGGCGGCACCGCGTGGGTGGCCACGTACAACGCCTTCTTCCGCAGCCAGCAGGGCGGCGCCTTCTCCAAGCTGACGCTGCCCACCGGCAACGCGTGCGTGACGCGCGTGGGGGACGTCCTCTACGGCTGCGGCTCGCCGTGGCTCCATGACTGGTCGCTGGCGCGCAGCAGCGACGAGGGCACCACCTGGGAGCCCCTCTTCAGCCTGGAGCAGATTCAAGGCAGCCATCAGTGCCCGGTGGGAACGCCCGTGCGGGAGCTGTGCCCGTCACGCTGGCCACAGGTCGCGGAGACGATTGGCGCGCCCCTCTACCCGGACGGCGTGCCGGACGCGGGCGTGCCGGATGCGGGCGTGCAGCCCGTGGAAGACGCGGGCACGCCCTCTGCCCCGAAGCCTTCCTCCGGTTGCGCCGCCGCGCCCGCGAGTACGCTGCTTCCCCTGTTCCTCCTTCCCCTGTTGCGTCGCGGCCGGCGGCGCGAGGACCCATGCCCATGA
- a CDS encoding YncE family protein yields the protein MRRRARLGVWLCALALAACNDGALRAEGTLEVPALTYADADPWTRGGSAVPPPGPSGRLLVTNSLDDSVSLLDMDGLGTPGWGELARVPVGLNPVELEGPHHTAVSPAGDFYYVGISNYVPGGGSGPHGAHGTGTADGYCLKLSAKDNRLVASARVDRNPGDVIVSADGRTLYQTHFDLLRIADVARQGGPEEDMVARLAILDAETMTVKARVKVCPAPHAVRLSADERTAYVACWSDEVAVVDLAAEGMPVTRVKVASGSGTATNPRHQPYALTVSPTTGDVWVSSLASKQVQVLEPGTRTMNPERTVYLRGAPMFGAFTRDGRTLYLPYQQEDAVAVIDAATSTVSRTLPLSQAGCVNVHQFMLTPDERHGLAVCEGDHIGPGTLHVVDLAEGTVVSTVQMGLFPDSVSLLRGQP from the coding sequence GTGAGGCGCCGCGCGAGGCTCGGCGTCTGGCTTTGCGCGCTGGCGCTCGCCGCGTGCAACGACGGCGCGCTCCGGGCGGAGGGCACGCTGGAGGTGCCCGCGCTGACGTACGCGGATGCGGACCCGTGGACGCGGGGAGGCTCGGCGGTGCCGCCTCCGGGGCCTTCCGGGCGGCTGCTGGTGACGAACAGCCTGGATGACTCCGTGAGCCTGCTGGACATGGACGGGCTGGGCACGCCGGGCTGGGGCGAGCTGGCGCGCGTGCCGGTGGGGCTCAACCCGGTGGAACTGGAGGGGCCGCACCACACGGCGGTGTCCCCTGCTGGGGACTTCTATTACGTGGGCATCTCCAACTACGTGCCCGGCGGCGGCTCCGGTCCGCACGGCGCGCACGGCACGGGCACGGCGGACGGCTACTGCCTGAAGCTGAGCGCGAAGGACAACCGGCTGGTGGCGTCCGCGCGCGTGGACCGCAACCCCGGGGACGTCATCGTCAGCGCGGATGGGCGCACGCTGTACCAGACGCACTTCGACCTCTTGCGCATCGCGGACGTGGCGCGGCAGGGCGGGCCGGAGGAGGACATGGTCGCGCGCCTGGCCATCCTCGACGCGGAGACGATGACGGTGAAGGCGCGGGTGAAGGTGTGCCCCGCGCCGCACGCGGTGCGCCTGTCCGCGGACGAGCGCACGGCGTACGTGGCCTGCTGGTCGGACGAGGTCGCGGTGGTGGACCTGGCGGCGGAGGGCATGCCGGTGACGCGCGTGAAGGTGGCGTCAGGCTCCGGCACGGCGACGAACCCGCGCCACCAGCCGTACGCGCTGACGGTGTCGCCCACGACGGGAGACGTGTGGGTCAGCTCGCTGGCGAGCAAGCAGGTGCAGGTGCTGGAGCCCGGGACGCGCACGATGAACCCGGAGCGCACGGTGTACCTGCGCGGCGCGCCCATGTTCGGCGCGTTCACGCGGGACGGGCGCACGCTGTACCTGCCCTATCAGCAGGAGGACGCGGTGGCGGTCATCGACGCGGCGACGTCCACGGTGTCGCGCACGCTGCCGCTGTCGCAGGCGGGCTGTGTCAACGTGCACCAGTTCATGCTGACCCCGGACGAGCGCCACGGGCTCGCGGTCTGCGAGGGGGACCACATCGGCCCGGGCACGTTGCACGTGGTGGACCTGGCGGAGGGCACGGTGGTGTCCACGGTGCAGATGGGCCTCTTCCCGGACTCGGTGAGCCTGCTGCGGGGGCAGCCGTGA
- a CDS encoding c-type cytochrome, with protein MRGLRGGVAALLVGVLAGCGGEVEPRAAADFGEALFQDARLSESTFNRFSCATCHVTTPEAPAGRIDSGHSLYNVAARPSWWGGYETHLLDAVNFCYVNFMRGVTKLEAEDPRSRALYEYLSRISPDARAPALPFTVVKDIQDVPRGDIARGEAVYRAACQSCHGATHTGEGRLTELASLLPEVTQDYDRLFPGIPHAQVVIEKVRHGQFFGVGGNMPPYGTEALSDADLGALLTYLGL; from the coding sequence ATGCGGGGCCTGCGTGGGGGTGTGGCGGCGCTGCTCGTGGGCGTGCTGGCCGGGTGCGGCGGAGAGGTGGAGCCCCGGGCCGCGGCGGACTTCGGGGAGGCGCTGTTCCAGGACGCGCGGTTGTCGGAGAGCACGTTCAACCGCTTCTCGTGCGCGACGTGCCACGTGACGACGCCGGAGGCGCCGGCGGGGCGCATCGACTCCGGCCATTCGCTCTACAACGTGGCGGCGCGGCCCAGCTGGTGGGGCGGCTACGAGACGCACCTGCTGGACGCGGTGAACTTCTGCTACGTGAACTTCATGCGCGGGGTGACGAAGCTGGAGGCGGAGGATCCGCGCTCCCGCGCGCTGTACGAGTACCTGTCGCGGATCAGCCCGGACGCGCGGGCGCCCGCGCTGCCGTTCACGGTGGTGAAGGACATCCAGGACGTGCCCCGGGGGGACATCGCGCGAGGAGAAGCGGTGTACCGGGCGGCGTGCCAGAGCTGCCACGGCGCGACGCACACCGGTGAGGGACGGCTGACGGAGCTGGCGTCGCTGCTGCCGGAGGTGACGCAGGACTACGACCGGCTCTTCCCGGGCATCCCGCACGCGCAGGTCGTCATCGAGAAGGTGCGGCACGGGCAGTTCTTCGGCGTGGGAGGCAACATGCCGCCCTACGGCACGGAGGCCCTGTCCGACGCGGACCTGGGCGCGCTGCTCACGTACCTGGGGTTGTAG